One Pelobates fuscus isolate aPelFus1 chromosome 8, aPelFus1.pri, whole genome shotgun sequence genomic window carries:
- the LOC134571996 gene encoding uncharacterized protein LOC134571996 — translation MLLYPNPSSKTLSQISETTIAVGFTKTMKLGLCVFLYILLLQQLSSGVEVTVESPQTALIGSSILLPCTFRINNPPINPNFLAVFWKFRNIELMKYDNKGMTANSKVSVNEQDFKNGIVSLSLHNVTISDEGTYTCLVIYSPDRQEKTVDLHVKASPVVRITKKALLQNQKSQIQCSITDFYPEKIKVTWLRDGSPLSTDLRVPQRNADGTYRVNSSLIFTPTQNSLLIECEVEHESLTTPIKDSYTVIYGVPPTVQIFSSEIPEHKERVFVCELKGFYPEPVTVKWMQNGKRIETSGRNADGTFNKESFYRVHFSSQNKSADISCEVEHETLLSPIIKTQHIEYYSDDNKSSRLGLAVVLTIIATLAVICALFWYFVYKKKYFKRFVVSPIYRPEMWGEDRKITLYCMAFNCPKEVQVTWIVDDHDEQSSKKSYGGTTDEEKNLLSRDYTIKTDHSQVDGMHNVITAVIMTANLSDEKKKDIVCIFNCDGQTKWQKIVWNPMLLKPQIDHAKPIQLSLCDSGDVLCSVNLMNFSPKDIRITWSSGVGHYQDLKTFKEIVTKNSQNMFDAESECRISINLFNEPGFKARVTWKHKSMDNSETKEVSAADLPWRPQIGDIIIPYLLHSAEAKLQCTISGYFPDNLDVKWFRREPGKQELYLVSPSEKYKLPVKDVTRQEDLTYTCTASLIVTVSIRTDHGAEFICQVGHPSVERPLESRTGELHVRGIHVFNVFLDYTQSHDLLTADVRVFPNQNIEVTWSRSKSGKLYETYPDSEHINKSADIGGGITQLISQYKAKKSIQDHIKYFKVSVKLKSMESPIEKTIVRIKGDYSIIDEAGERPLPKSSMMECNGPPGCSDPPKTTEKGDLSIIDEAGERLLRDLSMTENNGLPGFSDPTETTEKGNTQMEQKDDNGKKQKGKFKMPAVFSKKSSSKK, via the exons GTTCTGGAGTAGAAGTGACAGTCGAGTCCCCTCAAACTGCGTTGATAGGATCTTCTATTCTTCTTCCCTGCACATTCCGCATCAATAACCCTCCTATAAACCCTAATTTCCTGGCGGTATTCTGGAAATTTAGAAACATTGAATTGATGAAATATGATAACAAGGGGATGACAGCAAACTCGAAAGTGTCAGTAAATGAGCAGGATTTCAAGAATGGAATTGTTTCTCTGTCTTTACACAACGTGACTATCTCTGATGAAGGAACTTACACGTGTTTAGTTATTTACAGCCCTGACAGACAAGAAAAAACAGTAGATTTACATGTCAAAG CCTCTCCAGTAGTCAGAATAACTAAGAAAGCTCTTCTACAAAATCAAAAAAGCCAGATTCAATGTTCGATCACAGACTTCTACCCAGAGAAAATTAAAGTGACCTGGTTGAGGGATGGATCTCCTCTGTCAACAGACTTGAGAGTACCCCAGAGGAATGCAGATGGGACCTATAGGGTAAACAGCTCTTTGATTTTCACCCCAACCCAAAATAGCTTGCTCATCGAGTGCGAGGTGGAGCATGAATCACTAACAACTCCTATAAAGGacagttacacagtaatataTGGAG TGCCCCCCACTGTACAGATCTTCTCTTCCGAGATACCAGAACATAAGGAGCGAGTCTTTGTCTGCGAACTGAAAGGGTTTTACCCTGAGCCTGTGACAGTCAAATGGATGCAGAATGGAAAAAGGATCGAGACATCTGGAAGAAATGCAGACGGCACTTTTAATAAAGAAAGTTTTTACCGTGTTCATTTTTCATCGCAAAACAAGTCGGCAGATATCTCCTGTGAGGTGGAGCATGAGACGTTATTAAGTCCTATAATTAAAACCCAGCATATTGAATACTACA GTGACGATAACAAGTCCTCTCGTCTTGGTTTAGCAGTGGTTCTAACCATAATAGCGACTCTGGCTGTTATCTGTGCTTTATTCTGGTATTTCGTCTACAAGAAAAAAT ATTTCAAGAGATTTGTAGTGAGTCCAATATACAGGCCTGAGATGTGGGGTGAGGATAGAAAGATCACCCTGTATTGTATGGCTTTCAACTGCCCAAAGGAGGTCCAGGTGACGTGGATTGTGGATGATCATGATGAACAGAGCAGCAAAAAGTCATATGGAGGAACCACGGATGAGGAGAAGAATTTGCTGAGCCGTGATTATACCATAAAAACTGACCATTCACAGGTCGATGGGATGCACAATGTTATCACAGCAGTAATTATGACAGCCAACCTATCAGATGAAAAGAAGAAAGACATTGTATGCATATTTAACTGCGACGGGCAGACCAAATGGCAAAAAATTGTCTGGAACCCTATGTTAT TAAAACCCCAAATAGACCACGCAAAGCCTATTCAACTATCCCTGTGTGACTCGGGTGATGTTCTCTGTTCGGTCAATCTGATGAACTTCAGTCCTAAAGATATTCGGATAACATGGAGTAGTGGAGTTGGACATTATCAGGATCTGAAGACCTTTAAGGAGATAGTTACAAAAAATTCCCAGAACATGTTTGATGCTGAAAGTGAATGCAGGATCTCCATAAACCTATTCAATGAGCCTGGATTTAAAGCTCGTGTTACTTGGAAACATAAATCCATGGATAACTCTGAAACCAAGGAAGTATCTGCAGCAG ACTTGCCTTGGCGCCCTCAGATAGGAGATATAATAATACCATATTTGTTACACAGCGCTGAGGCCAAGCTGCAATGTACAATCTCTGGCTATTTCCCTGATAATCTGGATGTGAAATGGTTCAGGAGGGAACCTGGAAAGCAGGAACTGTACCTTGTGTCTCCCAGTGAGAAATACAAGCTTCCAGTAAAGGATGTAACCAGACAGGAGGATCTGACTTATACCTGTACAGCCAGTCTGATTGTCACAGTGTCTATTAGAACTGATCATGGAGCAGAGTTCATCTGCCAGGTGGGACATCCCAGTgtggagagacccttggagagcaGAACAGGGGAACTCCATGTGAGAG gAATCCACGTTTTTAATGTGTTCCTCGATTATACACAGTCACATGACTTGCTAACGGCGGACGTCAGAGTTTTCCCAAATCAAAATATTGAAGTAACATGGAGTCGATCTAAATCTGGAAAGCTTTATGAAACGTACCCTGATTCTGAACATATCAATAAATCTGCCGATATTGGGGGTGGAATTACCCAATTAATCAGCCAATATAAAGCAAAAAAGAGTATTCAGGatcatataaaatatttcaaaGTATCAGTGAAACTTAAATCAATGGAATCTCCGATTGAGAAGACAATCGTACGTATAAAAG GTGACTATTCCATTATTGATGAGGCAGGTGAGAGACCATTGCCTAAATCTTCCATGATGGAATGTAATGGTCCTCCTGGGTGCTCAGATCCTCCTAAAACTACAGAGAAAG GTGACTTGTCCATTATTGATGAGGCAGGTGAGAGGCTGTTGCGTGACTTATCCATGACGGAAAATAATGGTCTTCCTGGCTTCTCCGATCCTACTGAAACTACagagaaag